In Hypomesus transpacificus isolate Combined female unplaced genomic scaffold, fHypTra1 scaffold_166, whole genome shotgun sequence, a single genomic region encodes these proteins:
- the sqstm1 gene encoding sequestosome-1, with amino-acid sequence MSMTVKAYLLGKEDSPKEIRRFAVDQDVSTSFEYLNRKVVEVFSNLRNIAFQMFYKDEDGDMIAFSTDDELMMGLTCIKDDTFRLFIKERKEHRRDFPLHAFPGGVPPFPFPPPPGGPHGHPHGPPPPHGPPVVHPNVTCDGCEGQVSGTRFKCTVCPDYDLCSPCQAKGLHKEHALLPIWHPFNMFEWFPRGKWMRKMRHCGMWAAAQQNQAQPGPSGTQPGPSGTQPGPSGTQPGPSETQAPSQTDQTAAEDGQAPSGLSAASLVQANVDFLKNIGEGVAAMLSPLGIDVDIDVEHEGRRTKVTPPASGGPPSARSDAGAGGPGSTGGTDGDMEVDHLCTDAGPSNGAKGGRDTTMDEEWTHLSSKEVDPSTGELQSLRLGEEGPLEGPLEAPGPLSPSPTQGPTGLREAAVYPHLPQDADPRLVESLSQMLSMGFTDEGGWLTRLLHTKNFDIGSALDTIHYSKPPPAQPK; translated from the exons ATGTCTATGACCGTCAAAGCCTATCTTCTTGGGAAAGAAGATTCACCGAAAGAAATCCGGCGTTTTGCTGTCGACCAGGATGTGTCAACGAGTTTTGAGTATCTTAACAGAAAGGTGGTTGAAGTATTTTCCAACCTGCGCAATATTGCGTTCCAAATGTTCTACAAAG ATGAGGACGGGGACATGATAGCCTTCTCCACAGATGACGAGCTCATGATGGGGCTCACCTGCATCAAGGACGACACCTTTCGCCTCTTCATTAAAG AGAGGAAGGAGCATCGACGTGACTTCCCCCTCCACGCCTTCCCCGGGGGTGtcccccctttccccttcccccctcctcccgggGGTCCCCACGGCCACCCACAtggccccccgccccctcacgGGCCCCCCGTGGTGCACCCCAACGTGACGTGTGACGGCTGTGAGGGCCAGGTGTCCGGGACCCGCTTCAAGTGTACGGTGTGCCCCGACTACGACCTGTGTTCCCCCTGCCAGGCCAAGGGCCTGCACAAGGAGCACGCTCTGCTGCCCATCTGGCACCCCTTCAACATGTTTGAG TGGTTCCCTCGGGGGAAGTGGATGAGGAAAATGAGGCACTGTGGCATGTGGGCCGCTGCCCAGCAGAACCAGGCCCAGCCTGGACCCTCTGGAACCCAGCCTGGACCCTCTGGAACCCAGCCTGGACCCTCTGGAACCCAGCCTGGACCGAGTGAAACCCAGGCCCCTTCTCAGACAGACCAGACTGCTGCTGAGGACGGCCAGGCTCCCTCTG GCCTGTCTGCAGCCTCCCTGGTCCAGGCCAACGTTGACTTCCTGAAGAACATAGGCGAGGGCGTGGCTGCCATGCTCAGTCCCCTGG GCATCGACGTGGACATCGACGTGGAGCACGAGGGCCGCAGGACCAAGGTGACCCCTCCAGCGTCCGGAGGGCCCCCTAGTGCCAGGAGCGATGCAGGGGCAGGGGGACCTGGGAGCACCGGGGGCACAGATGGTGACATGGAGGTGGACCATCTATGCACTGACGCGGGTCCAAGCAACGGGGCTAAG GGCGGCAGGGACACGACCATGGACGAGGAGTGGACTCACCTCAGCTCCAAGGAGGTGGACCCCTCCACAGGGGAACTGCAGTCCCTcaggctgggagaggagggcccCCTGGAGGGCCCCCTGGAGGCCCCggggcccctctccccctccccgacCCAGGGCCCCACAGGCCTGCGCGAGGCCGCGGTctacccccacctccctcaAG atgcagACCCCCGCCTGGTGGAGTCCCTGTCCCAGATGCTGTCCATGGGCTTCACAGACGAGGGAGGCTGGCTCACCCGGCTGCTCCACACCAAGAACTTTGACATCGGCTCCGCCCTGGACACCATCCACtactccaaacccccccccgcccagcccAAGTAG
- the LOC124489039 gene encoding TBC1 domain family member 9B isoform X2 translates to MWISPEEVLLANALWVSERANPFFILQRRKGHGKGGGITGLLVGTLDVVLDSSARVAPYRILHQTGESQLFWSIACGSSRKEITEHWEWLEANLLQTLSIFDNDEDITTFVKGKIQGIIAEENKSKLAQEDEDSGKFREAEVKMRRLFGMPDEEKLVNYYSCSYWKGRVPRQGWAYLSVNHLCFYSFLLGKEVTLVVQWTDVTQLEKNATLLFPESVRVSTRTTEHYFSMFLNINDTFKLMEQLANIAMRQLLDNEGFAADHSLPKPCKTLKNVSALKRDLDARAKNERYRALFRLTPEERLDGHTDCTLWTPFAKMHIVGQLFVSNNYICFTSREEDLCQLIIPLREVSIVEKADSSSVLPCPVSISTKSKMTFLFANLRDRDFLVQRISDFLQRTPDNLWSDARDLTGHSASSSPGTSLPSSPPSSGAGGPQGRHYSASLPTASQGLLRIYQKDAPEDLGPKATKEKMKEESWNIHFFEFGRGVCMYRTSKTRELVLNGIPETLRGELWMLFSGAQNEMATHPGYYGELVEQAMGLCTLATEEIERDLHRSMPEHHAFQNETGIAALRRVLTAYACRNPGIGYCQAMNIVTSVLLLYCTEEEAFWLLVALCERMLPDYYNTRVVGALVDQGVFEELTKECLPLLYEHMQDLGVISTISLSWFLTLFLSVMPFDSAAVVVDCFFYEGIKVIFQVALAVLHANMDHLLSCSDEGEAMTILGRYLDNVVNKQTVSPPIPHLHALLTSGDQPPPEIDVFELVKASYEKFGSLRADVIEQMRFKQRLKVIHSLEDTAKRSVVRAIMTESAFSIEELEDLYVLFKAKHITSCYWGGSSEATDRHDPSLPYLEQYRIDLGQFSQLFGSLATWPCGVHTPTLAARLFRLLDHNKDGLINFKEFVTGLSGMYHGDMTEKLKLLYKLHLPPALCPEEAESALEATQFFTDDTQGDEVKEGGDAKGEADEKKEDKVKDYKYYLRMWAKEKEPKKETIKDLPRMNQEQFIELCKTLYNMFSEDPLEQELYHAIATVASLLLRIGEVGKKFTNNGAKKLDATSALAVVPPGPLATDPLLPAQEDSNGEGGSGQSQVCRALAEAQLETPPQQTSDEDVKDDTSVSSYSMVSGGSLQCEDIADDTVLIGCGDQRRGSSLDGDWSITFEQVLASMLTEPPLVNYFEKKGDIRANMVSCRAQRGVERQMSSSSDHELAHHSV, encoded by the exons GCTTGTTGGTGGGCACCCTGGACGTGGTCCTGGACTCTAGCGCCAGGGTGGCTCCCTACAGGATCCTCCACCAGACTGGAGAGTCTCAGCTGTTCTGGAGCATTGCTTGCG GCTCCTCTAGAAAGGAGATAACTGAACACTGGGAGTGGCTGGAGGCTAACCTGCTCCAGACTCTCTCCATCTTCGACAACGATGAGGACATCACTACGTTTGTCAAGGGGAAGATCCAG ggcatcaTCGCTGAGGAAAACAAGAGCAAGCTGGCCCAGGAGGATGAGGACTCTGGGAAGTTCCGCGAGGCTGAGGTGAAGATGCGGAGGCTGTTTGGGATGCCGGACGAGGAGAAGCTGGTGAACTACTACTCCTGCAGCTACTGGAAGGGCCGCGTGCCGCGCCAGGGCTGGGCCTACCTCAGCGTCAACCATCTCTGCTTCTACTCCTTCCTGCTGGGGaaagaag TCACCCTGGTGGTCCAGTGGACCGATGTGACCCAGCTGGAGAAGAACGCCACCCTGCTGTTCCCGGAGAGCGTGCGTGTGAGCACTCGCACCACAGAGCATTACTTCTCCATGTTCCTCAACATCAACGACACCTTCAAACTCATGGAGCAGCTGGCCAACATCGCCATGCGGCAGCTCCTCGACAACGAGGGCTTTGCCGCTGATCACTCACTGCCCAAACCCTGCAAGACACTGAAGAACGTGTCAGCGCTCAAGAG GGACCTGGACGCCAGGGCTAAGAACGAGAGGTACCGGGCTCTGTTCCGGCTCACCCCAGAGGAGCGTCTGGACGGGCACACAGACTGCACCCTGTGGACTCCCTTCGCTAAGATGCACATCGTGGGCCAGCTGTTTGTCTCCAACAACTACATCTGTTTCACTAGCCGAGAGGAAGACCTCTGTCAGCTCATCATACCGCTACGAGag gtgtCCATAGTGGAGAAGGCTGATAGCAGCAGTGTGCTGCCATGTCCTGTCTCCATCAGCACTAAGAGCAAGATGACCTTCCTGTTTGCTAACCTCAGAGACCGGGACTTCCTGGTCCAGCGCATCTCTGACTTCCTGCAGCGCACCCCCGACAACCTTTGGAGCGATGCCAGGGATCTGACTGGTCACTCG GCGTCCTCCAGCCCCGGCACCTcgctcccctccagccccccctcgTCTGGGGCGGGGGGGCCCCAGGGGCGCCACTACTCCGCCAGCCTGCCCACGGCCTCCCAGGGCCTCCTGCGAATCTACCAGAAAGACGCTCCTGAAGACCTGGGGCCCAAAGCT accaaggagaagatgaaggaggAGTCATGGAACATCCACTTCTTTGAATTTGGCCGTGGCGTGTGTATGTACCGTACGTCCAAGACCAGAGAGCTGGTGCTCAACGGCATCCCAGAAACCCTGCGAGGAGAGCTCTGGATGCTCTTCTCAG gagcccAGAATGAGATGGCGACCCACCCAGGTTACTATGGTGAGCTGGTGGAGCAGGCGATGGGTCTGTGCACCCTGGCCacagaggagatagagagggaccTGCACCGCTCCATGCCTGAGCACCACGCCTTCCAGAACGAGACGGGCATCGCTGCGCTGCGTCGCGTCCTCACCGCCTACGCCTGCCGCAACCCCGGCATCGGCTACTGCCAG gCCATGAACATCGTGACCTCGGTTCTGCTGCTCTACTGTACGGAGGAGGAGGCCTTCTGGCTGCTGGTGGCTCTGTGTGAGAGGATGCTGCCTGACTACTACAACACCAGGGTCGTAG GAGCGCTGGTGGACcagggtgtgtttgaggagctgACTAAAGAGTGCCTCCCCCTGCTGTACGAGCACATGCAGGACCTGGGGGTGATCTCTACCATCTCCCTGTCCTGGTTCCTCACCCTCTTCCTGTCCGTCATGCCCTTCGACAGCGCCGCCGTGGTGGTGGACTGCTTCTTCTATGAGGGCATCAAGGTGATCTTTCAGGTGGCCCTGGCTGTGCTGCACGCCAACATGGACCATCTGCTGAGCTGCTCTGACGAGGGCGAAGCCATGACCATACtgggcag gtaCCTGGATAACGTGGTGAACAAACAGACTGtgtctccccccatccctcacctccacgCCCTACTGACCAGCGGGGACCAGCCCCCCCCGGAGATCGACGTGTTTGAGCTCGTCAAGGCCTCTTACGAG AAGTTTGGGAGCCTGCGTGCTGATGTAATCGAGCAGATGAGGTTCAAGCAGAGGCTGAAGGTCATCCACTCTCTGGAGGACACAGCCAAGAGGAGCGTG GTGAGGGCCATTATGACAGAGTCAGCCTTCAGcatcgaggagctggaggatCTCTACGTACTCTTCAAG GCCAAGCACATCACCAGCTGCTACTGGGGCGGCAGCAGCGAGGCGACAGATCGCCACGACCCCAGCCTGCCCTACCTGGAGCAGTACCGTATCGACCTGGGCCAGTTCTCCCAGCTGTTTGGCTCGCTGGCCACATGGCCGTGTGGtgtccacacccccacccttgCTGCACGCCTCTTCCGCCTGCTCGACCACAACAAGGACGGCCTCATCAACTTCAAGGAGTTTGTCACCGGCCTCA GTGGCATGTACCATGGAGACATGACAGAGAAGCTGAAGCTACTGTACAAGCTGCACCTGCCCCCAG CGTTGTGTCCAGAGGAGGCGGAGTCTGCCTTGGAAGCCACACAGTTCTTCACTGATGACacacagg GGGACGAAGTGAAGGAAGGGGGAGATGCGAAGGGGGAGGCAGACGAGAAGAAGG AGGACAAGGTGAAGGACTACAAGTATTACCTGAGGATGTGGGCCAAGGAGAAGGAGCCCAAGAAGGAGACCATTAAAGACCTACCCAGGATGAACCAG GAGCAGTTCATAGAGCTGTGTAAGACTCTCTACAACATGTTCAGTGAGGATCCTCTGGAGCAGGAGCTTTACCACGCCATCGCCACCGTCGCCAGCCTGCTGCTGCGCATCGGAGAGGTGGGCAAGAAGTTCACCAACAATGGTGCCAAGAAGCTCGACGCCACCAGCGCCCTGGCGGTCGTCCCTCCAGGCCCCCTGGCCACCGACCCGCTCCTGCCCGCCCAGGAGGACTCCAACGGGGAGGGTGGATCAGGACAGTCCCAGGTCTGCAGGGCCCTGGCGGAGGCCCAGCTGGAGACTCCTCCGCAGCAGACATCAGACGAGGACGTGAAGGATGACACCTCGGTGTCGTCCTACTCCATGGTGAGTGGTGGCTCGCTGCAGTGCGAGGACATCGCCGACGACACCGTCCTGATTGGCTGCGGGGACCAGCGACGGGGAAGCTCTCTGGATGGCGATTGGTCCATCACCTTCGAGCAGGTGCTGGCCTCCATGCTAACCGAGCCTCCGCTCGTGAACTACTTTGAGAAGAAAGGTGACATCAGAGCCAACatggtgtcctgtagggctcaGAGGGGCGTGGAGAGGCAGATGAGCTCCTCCAGCGACCATGAGCTGGCTCATCACTCCGTCTGA
- the LOC124489039 gene encoding TBC1 domain family member 9B isoform X1 yields the protein MWISPEEVLLANALWVSERANPFFILQRRKGHGKGGGITGLLVGTLDVVLDSSARVAPYRILHQTGESQLFWSIACGSSRKEITEHWEWLEANLLQTLSIFDNDEDITTFVKGKIQGIIAEENKSKLAQEDEDSGKFREAEVKMRRLFGMPDEEKLVNYYSCSYWKGRVPRQGWAYLSVNHLCFYSFLLGKEVTLVVQWTDVTQLEKNATLLFPESVRVSTRTTEHYFSMFLNINDTFKLMEQLANIAMRQLLDNEGFAADHSLPKPCKTLKNVSALKRDLDARAKNERYRALFRLTPEERLDGHTDCTLWTPFAKMHIVGQLFVSNNYICFTSREEDLCQLIIPLREVSIVEKADSSSVLPCPVSISTKSKMTFLFANLRDRDFLVQRISDFLQRTPDNLWSDARDLTGHSASSSPGTSLPSSPPSSGAGGPQGRHYSASLPTASQGLLRIYQKDAPEDLGPKATKEKMKEESWNIHFFEFGRGVCMYRTSKTRELVLNGIPETLRGELWMLFSGAQNEMATHPGYYGELVEQAMGLCTLATEEIERDLHRSMPEHHAFQNETGIAALRRVLTAYACRNPGIGYCQAMNIVTSVLLLYCTEEEAFWLLVALCERMLPDYYNTRVVGALVDQGVFEELTKECLPLLYEHMQDLGVISTISLSWFLTLFLSVMPFDSAAVVVDCFFYEGIKVIFQVALAVLHANMDHLLSCSDEGEAMTILGRYLDNVVNKQTVSPPIPHLHALLTSGDQPPPEIDVFELVKASYEKFGSLRADVIEQMRFKQRLKVIHSLEDTAKRSVVRAIMTESAFSIEELEDLYVLFKAKHITSCYWGGSSEATDRHDPSLPYLEQYRIDLGQFSQLFGSLATWPCGVHTPTLAARLFRLLDHNKDGLINFKEFVTGLSGMYHGDMTEKLKLLYKLHLPPALCPEEAESALEATQFFTDDTQEPTFLSDVDFLPQEVTPGDEVKEGGDAKGEADEKKEDKVKDYKYYLRMWAKEKEPKKETIKDLPRMNQEQFIELCKTLYNMFSEDPLEQELYHAIATVASLLLRIGEVGKKFTNNGAKKLDATSALAVVPPGPLATDPLLPAQEDSNGEGGSGQSQVCRALAEAQLETPPQQTSDEDVKDDTSVSSYSMVSGGSLQCEDIADDTVLIGCGDQRRGSSLDGDWSITFEQVLASMLTEPPLVNYFEKKGDIRANMVSCRAQRGVERQMSSSSDHELAHHSV from the exons GCTTGTTGGTGGGCACCCTGGACGTGGTCCTGGACTCTAGCGCCAGGGTGGCTCCCTACAGGATCCTCCACCAGACTGGAGAGTCTCAGCTGTTCTGGAGCATTGCTTGCG GCTCCTCTAGAAAGGAGATAACTGAACACTGGGAGTGGCTGGAGGCTAACCTGCTCCAGACTCTCTCCATCTTCGACAACGATGAGGACATCACTACGTTTGTCAAGGGGAAGATCCAG ggcatcaTCGCTGAGGAAAACAAGAGCAAGCTGGCCCAGGAGGATGAGGACTCTGGGAAGTTCCGCGAGGCTGAGGTGAAGATGCGGAGGCTGTTTGGGATGCCGGACGAGGAGAAGCTGGTGAACTACTACTCCTGCAGCTACTGGAAGGGCCGCGTGCCGCGCCAGGGCTGGGCCTACCTCAGCGTCAACCATCTCTGCTTCTACTCCTTCCTGCTGGGGaaagaag TCACCCTGGTGGTCCAGTGGACCGATGTGACCCAGCTGGAGAAGAACGCCACCCTGCTGTTCCCGGAGAGCGTGCGTGTGAGCACTCGCACCACAGAGCATTACTTCTCCATGTTCCTCAACATCAACGACACCTTCAAACTCATGGAGCAGCTGGCCAACATCGCCATGCGGCAGCTCCTCGACAACGAGGGCTTTGCCGCTGATCACTCACTGCCCAAACCCTGCAAGACACTGAAGAACGTGTCAGCGCTCAAGAG GGACCTGGACGCCAGGGCTAAGAACGAGAGGTACCGGGCTCTGTTCCGGCTCACCCCAGAGGAGCGTCTGGACGGGCACACAGACTGCACCCTGTGGACTCCCTTCGCTAAGATGCACATCGTGGGCCAGCTGTTTGTCTCCAACAACTACATCTGTTTCACTAGCCGAGAGGAAGACCTCTGTCAGCTCATCATACCGCTACGAGag gtgtCCATAGTGGAGAAGGCTGATAGCAGCAGTGTGCTGCCATGTCCTGTCTCCATCAGCACTAAGAGCAAGATGACCTTCCTGTTTGCTAACCTCAGAGACCGGGACTTCCTGGTCCAGCGCATCTCTGACTTCCTGCAGCGCACCCCCGACAACCTTTGGAGCGATGCCAGGGATCTGACTGGTCACTCG GCGTCCTCCAGCCCCGGCACCTcgctcccctccagccccccctcgTCTGGGGCGGGGGGGCCCCAGGGGCGCCACTACTCCGCCAGCCTGCCCACGGCCTCCCAGGGCCTCCTGCGAATCTACCAGAAAGACGCTCCTGAAGACCTGGGGCCCAAAGCT accaaggagaagatgaaggaggAGTCATGGAACATCCACTTCTTTGAATTTGGCCGTGGCGTGTGTATGTACCGTACGTCCAAGACCAGAGAGCTGGTGCTCAACGGCATCCCAGAAACCCTGCGAGGAGAGCTCTGGATGCTCTTCTCAG gagcccAGAATGAGATGGCGACCCACCCAGGTTACTATGGTGAGCTGGTGGAGCAGGCGATGGGTCTGTGCACCCTGGCCacagaggagatagagagggaccTGCACCGCTCCATGCCTGAGCACCACGCCTTCCAGAACGAGACGGGCATCGCTGCGCTGCGTCGCGTCCTCACCGCCTACGCCTGCCGCAACCCCGGCATCGGCTACTGCCAG gCCATGAACATCGTGACCTCGGTTCTGCTGCTCTACTGTACGGAGGAGGAGGCCTTCTGGCTGCTGGTGGCTCTGTGTGAGAGGATGCTGCCTGACTACTACAACACCAGGGTCGTAG GAGCGCTGGTGGACcagggtgtgtttgaggagctgACTAAAGAGTGCCTCCCCCTGCTGTACGAGCACATGCAGGACCTGGGGGTGATCTCTACCATCTCCCTGTCCTGGTTCCTCACCCTCTTCCTGTCCGTCATGCCCTTCGACAGCGCCGCCGTGGTGGTGGACTGCTTCTTCTATGAGGGCATCAAGGTGATCTTTCAGGTGGCCCTGGCTGTGCTGCACGCCAACATGGACCATCTGCTGAGCTGCTCTGACGAGGGCGAAGCCATGACCATACtgggcag gtaCCTGGATAACGTGGTGAACAAACAGACTGtgtctccccccatccctcacctccacgCCCTACTGACCAGCGGGGACCAGCCCCCCCCGGAGATCGACGTGTTTGAGCTCGTCAAGGCCTCTTACGAG AAGTTTGGGAGCCTGCGTGCTGATGTAATCGAGCAGATGAGGTTCAAGCAGAGGCTGAAGGTCATCCACTCTCTGGAGGACACAGCCAAGAGGAGCGTG GTGAGGGCCATTATGACAGAGTCAGCCTTCAGcatcgaggagctggaggatCTCTACGTACTCTTCAAG GCCAAGCACATCACCAGCTGCTACTGGGGCGGCAGCAGCGAGGCGACAGATCGCCACGACCCCAGCCTGCCCTACCTGGAGCAGTACCGTATCGACCTGGGCCAGTTCTCCCAGCTGTTTGGCTCGCTGGCCACATGGCCGTGTGGtgtccacacccccacccttgCTGCACGCCTCTTCCGCCTGCTCGACCACAACAAGGACGGCCTCATCAACTTCAAGGAGTTTGTCACCGGCCTCA GTGGCATGTACCATGGAGACATGACAGAGAAGCTGAAGCTACTGTACAAGCTGCACCTGCCCCCAG CGTTGTGTCCAGAGGAGGCGGAGTCTGCCTTGGAAGCCACACAGTTCTTCACTGATGACacacagg AACCTACCTTCCTGTCTGATGTGGACTTCCTGCCGCAGGAAGTGACCCCAG GGGACGAAGTGAAGGAAGGGGGAGATGCGAAGGGGGAGGCAGACGAGAAGAAGG AGGACAAGGTGAAGGACTACAAGTATTACCTGAGGATGTGGGCCAAGGAGAAGGAGCCCAAGAAGGAGACCATTAAAGACCTACCCAGGATGAACCAG GAGCAGTTCATAGAGCTGTGTAAGACTCTCTACAACATGTTCAGTGAGGATCCTCTGGAGCAGGAGCTTTACCACGCCATCGCCACCGTCGCCAGCCTGCTGCTGCGCATCGGAGAGGTGGGCAAGAAGTTCACCAACAATGGTGCCAAGAAGCTCGACGCCACCAGCGCCCTGGCGGTCGTCCCTCCAGGCCCCCTGGCCACCGACCCGCTCCTGCCCGCCCAGGAGGACTCCAACGGGGAGGGTGGATCAGGACAGTCCCAGGTCTGCAGGGCCCTGGCGGAGGCCCAGCTGGAGACTCCTCCGCAGCAGACATCAGACGAGGACGTGAAGGATGACACCTCGGTGTCGTCCTACTCCATGGTGAGTGGTGGCTCGCTGCAGTGCGAGGACATCGCCGACGACACCGTCCTGATTGGCTGCGGGGACCAGCGACGGGGAAGCTCTCTGGATGGCGATTGGTCCATCACCTTCGAGCAGGTGCTGGCCTCCATGCTAACCGAGCCTCCGCTCGTGAACTACTTTGAGAAGAAAGGTGACATCAGAGCCAACatggtgtcctgtagggctcaGAGGGGCGTGGAGAGGCAGATGAGCTCCTCCAGCGACCATGAGCTGGCTCATCACTCCGTCTGA
- the LOC124489049 gene encoding MRN complex-interacting protein, with protein MVQEFHVLKCYSCEAFQVQQVKKSKQWNCKMCGEKQSIIKVFGRGSGVDCRRHVQKLNTRRGEILEDQNQNAWLRWENTGEEVEGNELGDKAQEHDNHTVVDIQRSRWSKYLLNPSGVPSPEEEGEEENVSMDRNHSPASRNIRKRKRGRGGSTYQTREEHRETSHGDWRTAGKKTVAHPRTFPSSSATAEGSASCRSAPARTNPNPGRATSQPPPSTPTTSQLPLKPAVPNTLNTSSCRPVSSADAAVSKTSRWAQFLTSPSPEEQEEEFLSQHVDRDGDPVQDYTKAPATLPGCASSSLGHNSSSLGHNSSQLASSSLGHSSSSLGHSSSSQNASSSSLGLLPEDGFLGRKLGSSFSRLRSTFSLCGFGDVTHGNRGPAPVALHQREETVCHQPPPTKRPCPSLPAASLFNTDEDFDDAFEL; from the exons ATGGTGCAGGAATTCCATGTACTGAAGTGCTATTCTTGTGAGGCATTCCAAGTGCAACAG GTCAAAAAGAGCAAACAATGGAATTGTAAGATGTGTGGAGAGAAGCAGTCTATTATCAAG GTGTTCGGCCGTGGCTCAGGTGTTGACTGTCGACGTCATGTGCAGAAACTAAACACCAGGCGCGGGGAGATTCTGGAGGATCAAAACCAGAATGCTTGGTTACGATG GGAGAACACAGGAGAGGAAGTTGAAGGGAATGAGCTGGGAGACAAGGCCCAGGAACATGACAACCACACC GTGGTGGACATTCAGAGGAGTCGCTGGAGTAAATACCTGCTGAACCCTTCAGGTGTTCCCAGtcctgaggaggagggagaggaggagaatgttTCCATGGACAGGAACCACAGTCCTGCCAGCAGAAACATCCG gaagaggaagagaggtcgAGGAGGAAGTACTTATCAAACTAGAGAAGAACACAGAGAAACTTCCCATGGCGATTGGAGGACTGCTGGGAAAAAG ACTGTAGCACACCCCAGAACATTCCCCAGCTCATCTGCTACAGCCGAGGGGTCTGCTTCCTGCAGGTCTGCCCCAGCccgtactaaccctaaccctgggcgGGCCACCAGCCAACCGCCACCTTCAACCCCAACCACCAGCCAACTCCCTTTGAAACCTGCTGTCCCCAACACACTCAATACCAGTTCTTGCCGGCCTGTATCTTCTGCTGACGCTGCAGTGTCCAAGACGTCTAGGTGGGCCCAGTTCCTGACCAGTCCCTCaccagaggagcaggaggaagaatTCCTCAGCCAGCAtgtggacagagatggagatcCAGTCCAGGACTATACCAAGGCTCCTGCTACACTGCCAGGCTGTGCTAGCTCCTCCCTGGGTCATaactcctcctccctgggtcATAACTCCTCCCAGCTTGCTAGCTCCTCCCTGGGTCAtagctcctcctccctgggccatagctcctcctcccagaatgctagctcctcctccctgggtctCCTCCCAGAGGATGGGTTCTTGGGGAGGAAGTTAGGGAGCAGTTTCAGCAGACTGCGGTCCACTTTCAGCCTCTGTGGGTTTGGGGATGTCACTCACGGCAACCGAGGCCCTGCCCCCGTAGCGTTACATCAGAGGGAGGAGACTGTCTGTCATCAGCCGCCGCCCACCAAGAGGccatgcccctccctccctgccgcGTCTCTTTTCAACACGGACGAGGACTTCGATGATGCGTTTGAACTGTGA